The DNA sequence TGAGCCTAGCGTGAAGGGTGTGATCAATGCGACGGGAGTGGGCAAATATCTTTGGCGACACGCCGTCCGACCGCAGCCTCACCCGCTCTGAGCAGGGCTTGTGTTAAACGCGGCGTCCCGCCGAGGTGGCTGACATCTCACCTGGCGGGACGGGAGTGGCGGGCGCGTCGGCGGCTCAGTCGTCCCGCTCGTCGTCGTCGGCCTTCTGCGCGGCCAGGGCCAGGTCTCTCGACTTGGTCGCCGACGCCTCCACCGCGTCCGCCACGGCCGACCTCACGCCGCCGGCCTCGAGCCGCCGGATCGCCGCCGCCGTGGTACCTCCCGGGGAGCAGACCGCCGCACGCAGGTCGGCGGGGCCGTCCCCCCCGGCGGTGAGCATCGCACCGGCGCCGAGGGCGGTGCCGGTCGCGAGCCGCAGCGCGACGTCACGGGGCAGGCCCTGTTCCACCGCCGCGTCCACCATCGCCTCGGCGAGGAGGAAGAAGTAGGCGGGGCCCGAGCCGGACACGGCCGTCACGGCGTCCATCTTGGACTCGTCGACGACGACGACGGCGCCGACGCTCTCCATGACCTTGACCACCTTCTCCAGGTGCTCGTCACGCGCGTAGCGCCCCTTACACACGGCCGAGACGCCCTGCCCCACGAGCATCGCCGTGTTGGGCATCACCCGCACGACCGGGGACCCCGCGCTGAGCTTGTTCTCCAGCACCGATGTGGGCACACCTGCCGCCAGGGACACCACGATCGACTCGTGGACGCTGTCGGAGATGGCGTCGCCGATCCGGTCGACCACCGCGGGGACGTCACCCGGCTTGACGGCCACCACGATCACATCCGCCCCCTCGCAGCCGATGTCCAGGCTGGTCGAGAGGATGCAGTACTTCTTGGCCAGCTCCGAGGCGCGGGGCTCGACGGCCTCGATCACCACGATGTCCGACTGCTCCGTCCCCGACTTGCGGAGACCTGCGATGAGGGCCTCGCCGATGCGTCCGCCACCGACCACTGCGATTCTCGTCATGTCCCCAACAGTGCCACACGTCCGCGACGGCCCTGTATGACGACTCCGCCCGCACCGTGAGGCGCGGGCGGAGTCGGGGCGGGGCCGGTCGGGTGCCGTGAACCGGTCAGGTGATCAATCTGAGCAACTGTGGCCCGCAGGTCACTCCCAGCCCGACGATCACCGCCAGGGCGATGCTCACCGTGTCGTTGGACCTGCGCAGCACGCGGACCATGGCGACCAGGCCGACGATCACGACGAGCGCGAGGGCCATGGCCACCCACGGCAGGTCTCGCCACAGCAGGTGGAAGCCGATGAACAGCGCCGCGCCGGCGACGCCCGAGGCCAGTACCTGCGCGACCAGGACCAGCCACTCCGTGGTCGAGGAGCGCACGGCCTGGTCGGCGTCGGCGGGGGCGTCGGCAGGAGCGTCGGCGGGGGCGTCGGCAGGAGTGTCCGGGCCGGAGTCGGTCGAGACGTCCGGCCGCGACGTCGCCGCGCCGCTCGCGGCCGCCCCTGCCGCTGCCGCGCCGGTGGCGGCGGCGCCTGTCGCGGCCGCACCCCTGGCCGCTGCTCCGCCGGCCGCGGCGTCGGTCGGGGTGTCGGCCGCGGCGTCGGCCGGGGTCTCGGCCGGGGTCTCGGGCGCTTTGTGGGGGGTCGAACCGCTGCCCGACGGAATGCCCCACGCTGACGTGTCCCCCGCCCGACCGGACGTCGTCGACGGAGCGGCCGTCGACGCCACCGAGGCCGGCGCTGCTGTGGGACCGGACGCGGTGGGACCGGAGCCGGTGGGTGCGGTGGGCCCCGCGGCAGCCGGCGAGGGGGCAGCCGGCGAGGGGCCGGCCGGTGCGTCGGCCTTCTTCACCGGCACGGTGGGGGCGGATCGATCCGTCGACGCGGCCGCCCCGGCGGCGGCGGTCCCCGCGACGCCTGCAGCGGCACCCGCGGCGACGCCGGGTGGGGTGTCCGAACGACCCGCCGGAGTCGGCCGGAAGGCGGGTGGCCCGGACCGCTCCCGGCTCGTGACCCCGTCCGCGGTGTCGTCCTTGGCCTTTCGCTTGCGACCGAACAGTCCGCGCAGCCCGCCCTTCTTGCCGGGATCGGCGGAGCGATCGGAGTCGGCCGACCAGGGCGAAGGCTGAGAATGTACCGGCTGCTGGTCCGACGCCTCCGGGGTCGCGACCTGTGGCTCGGCCTGCGGGGTCGCGGCCTGCGGGGTCGCGGCCTGCGGGGTCGACGGTGTCGAGGGCGTCTGTGACCGGGGCCCGGTCTGCGACTGTGTGGAGGCAGGGGGCTGCGCGGCGGGCTCCTGCGCACGGCGTCTGCCCGGCGCCTCGGAGGTACGCACGCCACCGGGCGCGTCCGCCTCGGGTGCTCGACGCCTGCCCGGCCGCACGTCCTGCCCGGCGGACGGTCTCGTCGTCTCGGACGCCTTCTCCCCCGCGGCGGACGGCGCCGCGGACGCCACCGCACCCGACCCCGCGTCCCCGGCGTCCTGCCCGGCACCCGCGTCGGCGTCCTGCCCGGTGGACCCCGAGGTCTGTGCCGAGGCCTGCTCGGCCTCACGGGCGCGGCGACGCGCGGCGCGGCTGCCGAGCTCGGTGTCGTCGGTGATCCGCGGGATCTCGCCCGTGAGCTCGGAGACACTCACGCCGCTGCCGCCCTCGTCCGCCCGCCGACGCCGACGCGCCTTGGGTGCGGCCGCGTCCGACTGCTCCGCGCCCATGCGCTTGAGCAGCTCCGCCACGGTGATCTGCTGACCGTCCTGATCCTCGGCCATCTCAGCTCCCCTTCCCGTCGCCGCCCGCGTCCCGGTCGAGACGCTGCAGAATGAGCCCCTCCCGCAGGGCCCACGGACAGATTTTCACACTTTCCAAACCCAGAGCCCTCATCGACGCCTCCGCCACCAGTGCTCCCGCGACCACCTGATGCGACCGGTCAGAGCTGATGCCCTCCAACTCTGCCCTGTCAGCGGCCGTCATGCGAGAGATAAACGCGATCACCTGCCGCAGTCCCGAGGCGGTGAGGATCCGCTCGACCCGCGGACCCTCCGACGACGGCGCCGCACCGGTGAGCCGAGCCAACGTGCGGAACGTCTTGGACGTGGCGCAGGCCAGGTCGGGGACACCGGCCGCCCGCAGTTCCCTGGCGGGGCCCTCCAGCTCGGCGTCGATGAAGTCGCGCAGCTGGTTGATGCGCTTGCGCTCCGGCGGATCGGTCTTGAACCAGTCGTGCGTCAACCGCCCGGCACCCAGCGGCAGACTGAAGGCGTACTCGGGCAGTTCGTCCTCACCGTTCGTCAGCTCCAGTGAGCCGCCCCCGATATCGAGGTTGACGATCCGACCGGCGCTCCAGCCGAACCACCGGCGGGCCGCGAGGAAGGTCATGCGCGCCTCGTCCTCGCCGGAGAGCACGCGCAGCGCGATCCCGGTCTCCTTCTCGACCTTCTCGAGCACCGCGTCCGAGTTGGCGGCGTCGCGAACGGCAGAGGTCGCCAGGGCCATGACCTCGCGGCACTTGGTGGCCTTGGCCAGGTCAGCGGCCTCGCTGACGGCGTCGACGAGCCTGGCGACGCCGGTCTTCGAGATGTTGTTGTCCTCATCGAGGTACTCGATGAGGCGTAGACGCGTCTTGGAGTCGTTCATGGGAGTGGGATGCCCCCCGCGATGGGCGTCGACCACGAGGAAATGGACCGTGTTGCTCCCGACGTCCAGGACACCTAATCTCACACGCCCACCCTAAACGGTCTACGGTCGCAGGTTGTGACCGCCACCGAACGCACCAGCAGCCCGGGCGCGCCCGCCGCGGAAGTCCCCCTCGACTTCCCCCGCGAGTGGTACACGTTCCCCGACCCGGCGAACGACCAGCATCTCGTGTCCGCGGACATGACGTGGCTGCTGTCCTCGTGGACGTGCGTGTTCGGCACACCGGCCTGCCACGGCATCGAGGCCGGGCAGCCCGACGCGGGCTGCTGCACACACGGCGCATTCCTGTGTGACGACGACGACCGCTCCCGCCTGACGGTGAACGTCGAGCTCCTGGGTCCCGACGACTGGCAGCACCGCGAGGCCGCGCTGGAGGCGGCGGAGGCCGAGGGCGGCGATCTCGAGCCGTGGCTGGAAGAGGACGACCTCACCGGGGACGACGGCGAGCCCGAGCCCGCTCTGCGGACGCGCCGCCTGGGCGGTCGGTGCGTGTTCTTCAACGACGTCGGATTCCCGGCCGGCTCGGGCTGCGCCCTGCACCACATGGCGGCGCGGACGGGCCGCACCCTGCCCGAGTCGAAGCCGGACGTGTGTTGGCAGTTGCCGATCCGCCGGACGCAGGAATGGGAGACCCGGGCCGACGAGGTCGAGGTCCTCCACACCCGTATCGCCGAGTACGACCGCCGCGGCTGGGGCCCCGGCGGGCTGGACCTGGACTGGTACTGCACCGGCTCGCCCGAGGCGCACGTCGGTGCCGAGCCGGTGTTCGTCTCGCTGCGCGACGAGCTGGTGGAACTGCTGGGGGCCGACTGCTACGAGGTGCTGGCCGCGGCGTGCCGGCGCCGCCGCCAGTTGGGGATCGTCGCGGTGCACCCCGCGACCGAGCGGGCGGCCTCCGGGTCCTGATCCGGCGCGGAGGCCGGGCGCGGCGGTCAGCCCTCGAACTTGTAGCCCAGCCCGCGGACCGTCACCAGGTGGACCGGCTTGCCCGGATCCTGTTCGATCTTGGACCGCAGCCGCTTGACGTGGACGTCCAGCGTCTTGGTGTCGCCCACATAGTCCGACCCCCAGACGCGGTCGATGAGCTGGCCGCGGGTGAGCACTCGCCCCGAGTTGCGCAGCAGGTACTCGAGCAGGTCGAACTCCTTGAGCGGGAGGGTCACCACACTTCCGCGGACGGTCACCGTGTGTCGCTCGATGTCCAGTCGCACCGGCCCGGACTCCAGTACACCGATGTCGTCCGCCTGGTCGCCCTCCGAGTCCGCCCCACGCCTCAGGACGGCGCGGATGCGGGCGATGAGCTCACGGGCGGAGTAGGGCTTGGTCACGTAGTCGTCGGCCCCCAACTCCAGCCCGACCACCTTGTCGATCTCGCTGTCGCGCGCGGTCACCATGATGACCGGGACGCTCGAGGTCACGCGCAACCGCTTGCACACGTCGGTTCCGGACATGCCCGGGAGCATGAGATCCAGTAATACGATGTCGGCGCCCTCCGCGTCGAAGCTCTCCAGCGCTGTCGGGCCGTCGCCGGCGATGGTGACCTCGAAGCCCTCCTTGCGCAGGAGGAACGCCAGCGGATCCGCCAGCGAGGCCTCGTCCTCTACGATCAGCACCCTGGTCACGGCACCTGGTCCTCTCCTTGTCGGTCGTGCTCGGCGGGGGCCGGGGGCCCCTCGCCACCCGGCTCCACATGGGCCGGAAGTTCGAGTGTGAACGTCGACCCGGTCCCGGGTCGGCTCCAGATGCTGACGGCGCCGTTGTGGTTCTGTGCCACGTGCTTGACGATCGCCAGTCCCAGTCCGGTCCCGCCGGTGGCCCGGGACCGGGCCTTGTCCACGCGGAAGAACCGTTCGAAGACGCGGGTCTGGTGCTCGGGCGCGATGCCGATCCCCCGGTCGGTGACCCGAAGCATGACGGTGTCGCCGTCGAGTGACCGGGTGATCGAGACCGGGGTGCGTTCGGGCGAGTAGTTGACGGCGTTCGAGATGAGGTTGGTCAACGCGGTGACCAACAGGGTCCAGTCGCCCGACACCTCGAGCCCGGACGGGGCGTCGGTGATCAACTCGATCCCCGCCGCCTCCGCCGCGGCAGCCGACCGGCGCATCGCCTCGTCCACCACGGCGTCCACGTCCACCGGCTCGGGATCGCGGATCCGCTCCGCGCCCTGCAGCCGGGACAGCTCGATGAGCTCGGAGACCATCTTGCCCAGTCTGTGGGCCTCGTTCACCACGCGTCCGCCGAAGTACTCGACCGACTCCGGGTCGTCCTTGGACTCGAGCAACGCCTCGGCCAGCACCGCCATCGCCCCCACCGGGGTCTTGAGTTCATGGGACACGTTGGCCACGAAGTCGCGTCGGGCGGCCTCCATGCGGCGCTGTTCGGAGTCGTCGTCGGCGAACACCACCGCGAACTGCCCGAGGTGACCGCCGAGGATCTCGCTCCGACCGCTCACCGACGGGATTCGACGGCGCCCCGCGGTGACCTTGGCGGGAAGGTCGAACGCCGACGGCTGGCCGGAGGCGAACGTGGCCTCGGCGGCGCTCCACACCGGGTCCACCAGGAGCCGGTCGTCCACGATCCCCAGTTCCGCGGCGCGACGGTTGTAGAGCACCACGTCCTGATGGCGGTCCACCACGGCCAGCGCGTAGGGAGCCTGGTGGTACACCGCCCGCAGGACCTCCAGCCGGCTCGGCCCCTGCTGCTCGGCCAGCCGGAGCTCACGGCGTGCGTGCAACCGGGGGACGACGAAGCCGCCGACGATGAAGCCGACCACCGCGGCGACGATCGCGAGGGCGATCCCGAAACTGACCTGCACGTGCCAGATACTACGGTGCGGCGAACCGACGACCACAACAGAGAACCCCCGTCCATCCGCGGGAAGTCCGCAGGTGGACGGGGGTTCTCCGTGTGTTCACCGGAGTGTCACCTACTTCTGGGCGCCCTGGCTGGCGACTGCGGCGGCCCCCGCGGCCGCGGCCTCCGGGTCGAGATAGGTGCCACCCGGGTTGGCGACCAGACCGGAGTCGTCGAAGCGGTAGACGAGCGGGATGCCGGTGGGGATGTTCAGGCCCGCGATGTCCTCGTCGGAGATGCCGTCGAGGTGCTTGACCAGCGCACGGAGCGAGTTGCCGTGCGCGGCGACCATCACGGTCTTGCCCTCCGCCAGCTGTGGGGCGATCTCGGCGGCGTAATACGGGATGAACCGGTCCACGACGTCCTTGAGGCACTCGGTCAGCGGCACCTCCGGCAGGTCGGCGTAGCGGGCGTCCGCCGACTGCGAGTACTCGTTGTCCGGGTCGATCGCCGGCGGCGGCGTGTCGTAGCTGCGGCGCCACAGCATGAACTGCTCGTCGCCGTACTCGTCCTTGATCTCCGCCTTGTTGAGGCCCTGGAGCCTGCCGTAGTGACGCTCGTTGAGCTTCCAGTGCCGCACCACCGGGATCCAGTGCCGGTCGCAGGCGTCGAGCGCGATGTTGGCCGTCGTGATGGCCCGGCGGAGCAGGGACGTGAACAGGACGTCCGGCAGGATGCCCTCCTCGGCGAGGAGCCTGCCTCCGCGGACCGCCTCCTCGCGTCCGAGGTCGGTGAGGTCCACATCGACCCATCCGGTGAACTGGTTGGAGGCGTTCCACGTGGACTGACCGTGACGCAGCAGGACGAGGGTTCCGTAAGCCATGCGGCCATTATGACCCGACGCACGAGGACTACGGTGCAGACATGACCACAGACGCCGGCAACACCCCCGATCGACCCGACCGGCCGTGGACCGACCACTACACCCCGGGCACCGCGCACGACCTCGCGTACGGCAGCACCACGCTGATCGATCAGTTCGACGACGCCGTGCGGGCCTACTCCGACCGGCCCGCGACCGAGTTCTTCGGCCGCCTGACCTCCTACTCCGAGATCGGCAGCCGGGTCCGCCGCGCCGCCGAGGGGCTGCGGCGCCTCGGGGTGGGTCGCGGGGACCGGGTCGCGGTGCTGTTGCCGAACTGTCCGCAGGGGATCGTCGTGTTCTACGCCGCGCTGCGGATCGGCGCGATCGTGGTCGAGCACAACCCGCTCTACACCGCCGACGAGCTCGCGGGCCCGTTCGCCGACCACGGCGCGCGGGTGGTGGTGACCTGGAACGTCGTCGCCGGCACGGTGCGCGAGCTGGCCGACCGCCCGGGAACGGCCATCGAGCACATCATCGCCGTCGACCTGCTCGACGAACTCCCCGCGGCCAAGCGCCTGGCGCTGAAGCTCCTGCCCGTCCCGTCGCTGCGCGCCTCGCGAGCGAAGCTGTCGGTCCCCGCCCCCGGGACCCTGGATTGGCGAGATCTGGAGACCGGGCCGGAGCTGGACTTCTCCCATCCGCGGCCGCGCGCCGAGGATCCGGCGCTGATCCTCTACACCTCCGGCACCACCGGCACGCCCAAGAGGGCCACCCTCTCGCACGCCAACCTGGTGGCCAACGCCACGATGGGCGAGGCCTGGGTGCCCGGGCTCGAGCCGGGTAGGGAGCGGTTCCTGGCCTCGCTTCCGATGTTCCACGCGTACGGGGTGACGATGTGCGTGGTGTTCGGCATCGCCCAGGGCGCGCGGCTGCAACTCGTGCCGACACCCGACATGGACCTCATCATGCCGATCCTGGCCAAGGACCTGCCGACCTTCATCCCGGCAGTCCCACCGATCTACTCGAAGATCCTCGAGGAGGCCGACCGGCGGGGGATCTCGCTGCGGGGCGTGCGGCACTCGTTCTCTGGCGCGATGAGCCTGCCCGCCGACCTCATCGGCAGGTGGGAGGCCGCGACCGGGGGCCTGCTGGTGGAGGGATACGGGATGACCGAGACCTCCCCCATCACCGTCGGCAATCCCATGTCGACGGCGAGGCGGGCCGGCAGCATCGGCATCCCCTTCCCCGACACCGATGTCCGCGTCTCCCACAAGGACGATCCCTCCGTCGACGCCTCCCCGGGCGAGCCCGGCGAGCTGCTGGTCAGGGGCCCGCAGGTCTTCCCGGGGTACTGGGGAAACCCCGAGGCCACGGCCGAGACCTTCCACGACGGATGGCTGCGCACCGGCGACGTCGTGACCCAGGATCCCGACGGTTTCCTCCACGTGGTGGACCGCATCAAGGAGATGATCGTCACCGGCGGGTTCAACGTGTACCCCTCCGAGGTCGAGGCGGTCCTGCGCAGGGCCCCGGGCGTGGCCGACTGCGCGGTGGTGGGCCGGCGCGGCCCGGACGGCGGCGAGCAGGTGGTGGCCGCGGTCGTGCTCGAACCGGGCGCCGAGCTCGACGCCCCGGCCCTCCGCGCCCACTGCAGGGCCTCGCTCACCGGGTACAAGGTCCCGCGCGAATTCGTGCAGGTGGCCGAGCTGCCCACCAACCCGATGGGCAAGGTCCTGCGCAAGAAGGTCGCGGAGCTGATCAACTCCTGAATCCGACCGCCGAACTGGCCGCATGGATACCACCGTCAACGTATGGGTTGACATGCATTCCCATTCGTACGTACCGTGTACTCACATCAGGAAGGGAATTGACATGAGCCAGTCATCTGAGACCGCGCTGCGCACTTCGAAGTCGCAGAGGATCAATCTTCGAGCAAGCGAGCGGCAGGAAGAGATTCTGCGCCGCGCCGCGTCAGCGACCGACACCTCTATGACCGAGTTCATCCTGGGAAGTGCCGTCGATCAGGCCGAGAAGGTTCTTGCCGATCGCAGATGGTTCACGGTGTCCCAGGAACAGTGGGACGAGTTTAACCGTCTGCTCGACACGCCATTGGAGGACAGCTCCAAGCTCCGTCGACTAGCCGCCCGCCCATCGCCGTTCTCTGCTTCCGAGAACGAGTGACGGCCAAGGATGCCGTATTGCGCCCCACGGAAGCTATTGCGCAGCGACGTCACCGAGGGTTTCGATAGCGGTGCGGCGGAACTCGACTCGTGGTTGGACGAGTACGCGTACGTCAACCAACGGGCCAACAACGCGGTCACTTACGTCAGTACCGACGGCGATCGGGTAGTGGGTTACTACTCGATCGTCGTCGCTGCGGTGGAACTCGCGCAGGTGCCTGAGCGACTGACCAAAGGCGGTCGCCCGGCCGAGTTGCCGTGCATACTGCTCGCTCGTCTAGCCGTTCACAGGTCCACCCACGGGCACGGGCTAGGCGCTGGCCTGCTTCAGGACGCCCTCAAGAGAGCCGCCGTAATCAGCGAGTCCATCGGTGCGGCCGCGTTGCTCATCCATGCTCGCGACGACGGTGCCCGGGAATTCTATCTCCACAACGGCAACTTCCTGAGCTCTCCGACCGACCCGATGCATCTGTTCTTGCCGATGAAGGACATCCGCAAGGTATTCCTACCGGGCTGACTAGTACCCCTCACTCGCGACTCGCAACACATCCTTCGCGGACTCGAGCCACCGAAACGGTTCGATCTCCACCGCCACCGGATCCCCTGACCACAGCGAGGCGGGTTCCCAGTACCAAGCCGCAACGTTCCCCTCGACGAACGCAAACTGCTCCCCAGCTCGGTCGAGATCACCCAGAACAATATGCGCCGACGCCAAGTTGACTGGCCTGCTGATATTCCCGATGTCGTCCGATACCGCACTCAGCAATCGTATGGCTAACTCCGGATCGTCGGGGATTGAGCAGAAGGCCAGAGCGTTGCTCCACACAGCGTTCTGCGGGTCGTTCAGCCAAGCTTTACGTGCCCGGTGCACCGCAGCAAACCTGTCCCCCGCTTGGATCGCCAGAACAATGTCCTCCAATACCTGGTCCACGTCGGTCGATTCCGAATCGCCGTTTCGGAGTTCGCTCATCGCCGACTGGCCGAGCGCTTTCCACAGCACGGACACGGGAAACTGTCTTTCGATCAAAACCTCAGATTTCACCCCCGAAAGAGCCGACATTTCTTGCGAATCGTTGACCCAGGCAATCTCGAGCTCGATCGATCGTGTGCACCACTCCCGAGGTGAGGTTCTGGTGAACCGCTCGTAAACCCACCTGGACACGGACTGCCCTCCGCGCAAGACCCTGTGGTCAAGCGCGGCCTCCGTCCGTTCGTACCCCTCCAGTTTCCATGCGATCAGGTGGGCTGCTGCCGCGTCTTCTACCCACCGATCAATGAGATTGCGCCCCGCGCCTTTCCGGGTCTCGTGCATGAGGTGATCGAGAGTGATCTCGCCCTCAGCAGCGCGGCAGACCGTGAGGCAATTCTCAACGTATCGGAGCCACGGCTGCATCGTCGGAGCGGAGGGGAGAGGTTCCCCGGACCCGGACTCCCTGGCCCAGATAGCCAAGCTGAGGTCGTAGAGGAGTTGCCTCTCGACCGCTGGCGCCAGAAAACTTCTGAGGACCATGTCCGGACTTATCCCCCGCTCCCCCAATAACCCGAGCGCCGAGGTCACGTAAACTGCCCTCCTCAGCGGGTCCCGCCACGGCGGGGTGAGAACCTTGTCGCGCACGAAGCGAAGAAGAGTGGCCGTCGGCCACGTTGCGTCTGGAGGGACGCCCACCCTCTGCAGGACGTCCTTACCCAGATCGACGTTGCCCCATTCCCATTCGAGCCGTCGACGCTCGACAGCGATGCTGCGGATCGACTCACAAGCCCCGTCACCACCGCAAAGTGCATGACCGCTCGACGAACACTCGTTAGCAAAATAGTCGAGTGCAGCAACGTGAAGCTCGGAATACATGATCCGAATCGTAGGTCACCCGCCAGCCGAGGTCTCCGCGATCGCAGGCGATAGGCCCTAATCCGGCTGCGGCAGATCCGCGGTGAGGTGACGGAACGCGTGGAGATTGCGCAGCGGCTCACCGCGCGAGACGCGCCACTCCCACTCCCGGCGGATCGAGGTGTAAAACCCGATCTCGAGCAGGATGTTGAAGTCGTGATCCGCGGCCTCGAGCACCTGGCCCAGCACGCGGTCGAGCTCCTCCTCGGTCACCGCCACGAGCGGCATCCGGCCCACAAGATAGATGTCACCGTTGTTGTCCAGCGTGTACGCCACCTGGTACAGGCGCCGGTTGCGCCGCAGCAGGTACTTGTAGACCTTCTCGAAGTCTTCGTCGGGCTTGCGGCAGACGAACGCCTCGATCCGCACGCTCTCCCGGTTCACCGTCAGGTGGCAGGCGGTCTTGAGGCGCTTCTCCCCCGGCAGCTGCACCACGAAGACCCGGCCGTCGGCCAACGTCGACTCGATGTCCCGCTCCACGAGGAAGTCGCGGATCAACTCCAGGGTCGGGCCGTCGACCTCGTCGGCACCGCGAGGCGCAGCCCCGCTGCCCTCGTCCATGCGCTTGTTCTCGGTGGGGTCGATCATCGTGGCTCCTTCGGTTCGACTCCCCTGTACTCGTGAGCGGTTCGTCGCGGGGGGAGGTTCGGACGGGGCGCTCGACCGGCGGGCGCCCCGGGGTGTCAGGAGGCGGTGGCCGCCTCTCGCCGGGCCCGGTGAGCGGCCACCGTGCCCGCGTACGAGGCGAGAAGTCCATCGGCGGTGGAATCCCAGGAGAACCGGGAGGCGTGAACCGGGGCGGCCCGCGACATGGACAGGCGGCGCGCGTCGTCGTCGAGCAGTCCCACCAACGTGGCCGCCCACTCGCGCGGGTCGTGACCGACCACGGTGATCCCCGTGCGGCCGTGATCGACCGCCGTGGGCAGACCGCCCACAGCCGCCGCCACCACCGGCGTCCCGCAGGCCTGCGCCTCCAGTGCCACGAGGCCGAAAGACTCCGAATACGACGGCACGGCCACCACGTCGGCGGCGCGGTACACGTCCACGAGTTCCGCGGGTGGCCGCGGCGCGAGGAAACTCACCCGGTCGGCCACGCCCAGCTCGTCGGCCAGGTCCATGAGTGAACGGGGGCGCTCCAGCCCGGACCCGCTGGGCCCGCCCACCACCATCAGACGCACGTCCCGGTGCGGCTGCTCCCGCACGATCTCGGCCAGTGCACGGACGATCACATCGGGGGCCTTGAGCGGCTGGATCCGGCCGACGAACGCGACCACCTCGGACCGCTGCCCCAGCCCCAACGCCCGGCGGGCCCGCTCTGTGCCGCGCTGCGTCCCGGGGGTGTACTGCTCGAGGTCGGCGCCCGGGGGCACCACGTCGATGTGGGCGGGGTCGGCGTCGTAGTAGCCCACGAGTTCGTCGCGCTCGCCGGTGGTGTTGACCACGAGGCGGTGCGCGGAGTCCACGATCTGCTGCTCGCCGATGCGCCGGGACTCAGGCTCCGGGACGTCACCGTCGGCGAGGACCGCGTTCTTCACCTCCGCCAGGGTGTGCGCCGTGTGCACCAGGGGTACGCCCCAGTGCTCGGAGGCCACCAGACCGGCCTGCCCGGACAGCCAGTAGTGGGAGTGGATGAGGTCGTAGTGCCCGGGTGCATGACCGGCCTCCGCCCGCATCACACCGGCCACGAATGGGCAGAGCTGCGTGGGCAGGTCCTCCTTGCACAGGCCCTCGAACGGCCCCGCCACGATGTTGCGCACCAGCACGCCGTCGCCGGCCTGCTCGACCGGCGGCTGCGAGGAATGGGTGGCGCGGGTGAAGACCTCGACCTCCACGCCCCGGCGGGCCAGCCGACGGGCGGTCTGCAGAACGTACACGTTGAGCCCGCCCGCATCGCCCGTTCCCGGCTGCGCCAACGGCGAGGTGTGGAACGACAGGACGGCGATGCGCCTCGGGAGGGGGGCCTCGGCGCCGGTGCGGAGATCGGAGACGGTCACCTCACCGATTGTGCCCGCGACGACGACGCGGCGCACTCCGGCGCGAGAGGGCCCGCCCGTCGCCCCGGCGCGGATCCGCGGCTACAGCTCGGCGGCGAAGGCGTCGAGCTCGGCCAGGAACCGCGGCGTCTCCTCGAGGAACGGTGCGTGCGCCGACTCGGCGAACCCCACGTAGCGCGCACCAG is a window from the Dietzia sp. JS16-p6b genome containing:
- a CDS encoding Ppx/GppA phosphatase family protein, translating into MRLGVLDVGSNTVHFLVVDAHRGGHPTPMNDSKTRLRLIEYLDEDNNISKTGVARLVDAVSEAADLAKATKCREVMALATSAVRDAANSDAVLEKVEKETGIALRVLSGEDEARMTFLAARRWFGWSAGRIVNLDIGGGSLELTNGEDELPEYAFSLPLGAGRLTHDWFKTDPPERKRINQLRDFIDAELEGPARELRAAGVPDLACATSKTFRTLARLTGAAPSSEGPRVERILTASGLRQVIAFISRMTAADRAELEGISSDRSHQVVAGALVAEASMRALGLESVKICPWALREGLILQRLDRDAGGDGKGS
- a CDS encoding cell wall metabolism sensor histidine kinase WalK, which translates into the protein MQVSFGIALAIVAAVVGFIVGGFVVPRLHARRELRLAEQQGPSRLEVLRAVYHQAPYALAVVDRHQDVVLYNRRAAELGIVDDRLLVDPVWSAAEATFASGQPSAFDLPAKVTAGRRRIPSVSGRSEILGGHLGQFAVVFADDDSEQRRMEAARRDFVANVSHELKTPVGAMAVLAEALLESKDDPESVEYFGGRVVNEAHRLGKMVSELIELSRLQGAERIRDPEPVDVDAVVDEAMRRSAAAAEAAGIELITDAPSGLEVSGDWTLLVTALTNLISNAVNYSPERTPVSITRSLDGDTVMLRVTDRGIGIAPEHQTRVFERFFRVDKARSRATGGTGLGLAIVKHVAQNHNGAVSIWSRPGTGSTFTLELPAHVEPGGEGPPAPAEHDRQGEDQVP
- a CDS encoding long-chain-fatty-acid--CoA ligase, with amino-acid sequence MTTDAGNTPDRPDRPWTDHYTPGTAHDLAYGSTTLIDQFDDAVRAYSDRPATEFFGRLTSYSEIGSRVRRAAEGLRRLGVGRGDRVAVLLPNCPQGIVVFYAALRIGAIVVEHNPLYTADELAGPFADHGARVVVTWNVVAGTVRELADRPGTAIEHIIAVDLLDELPAAKRLALKLLPVPSLRASRAKLSVPAPGTLDWRDLETGPELDFSHPRPRAEDPALILYTSGTTGTPKRATLSHANLVANATMGEAWVPGLEPGRERFLASLPMFHAYGVTMCVVFGIAQGARLQLVPTPDMDLIMPILAKDLPTFIPAVPPIYSKILEEADRRGISLRGVRHSFSGAMSLPADLIGRWEAATGGLLVEGYGMTETSPITVGNPMSTARRAGSIGIPFPDTDVRVSHKDDPSVDASPGEPGELLVRGPQVFPGYWGNPEATAETFHDGWLRTGDVVTQDPDGFLHVVDRIKEMIVTGGFNVYPSEVEAVLRRAPGVADCAVVGRRGPDGGEQVVAAVVLEPGAELDAPALRAHCRASLTGYKVPREFVQVAELPTNPMGKVLRKKVAELINS
- the proC gene encoding pyrroline-5-carboxylate reductase → MTRIAVVGGGRIGEALIAGLRKSGTEQSDIVVIEAVEPRASELAKKYCILSTSLDIGCEGADVIVVAVKPGDVPAVVDRIGDAISDSVHESIVVSLAAGVPTSVLENKLSAGSPVVRVMPNTAMLVGQGVSAVCKGRYARDEHLEKVVKVMESVGAVVVVDESKMDAVTAVSGSGPAYFFLLAEAMVDAAVEQGLPRDVALRLATGTALGAGAMLTAGGDGPADLRAAVCSPGGTTAAAIRRLEAGGVRSAVADAVEASATKSRDLALAAQKADDDERDD
- a CDS encoding response regulator transcription factor, whose translation is MTRVLIVEDEASLADPLAFLLRKEGFEVTIAGDGPTALESFDAEGADIVLLDLMLPGMSGTDVCKRLRVTSSVPVIMVTARDSEIDKVVGLELGADDYVTKPYSARELIARIRAVLRRGADSEGDQADDIGVLESGPVRLDIERHTVTVRGSVVTLPLKEFDLLEYLLRNSGRVLTRGQLIDRVWGSDYVGDTKTLDVHVKRLRSKIEQDPGKPVHLVTVRGLGYKFEG
- a CDS encoding phosphoglyceromutase, with amino-acid sequence MAYGTLVLLRHGQSTWNASNQFTGWVDVDLTDLGREEAVRGGRLLAEEGILPDVLFTSLLRRAITTANIALDACDRHWIPVVRHWKLNERHYGRLQGLNKAEIKDEYGDEQFMLWRRSYDTPPPAIDPDNEYSQSADARYADLPEVPLTECLKDVVDRFIPYYAAEIAPQLAEGKTVMVAAHGNSLRALVKHLDGISDEDIAGLNIPTGIPLVYRFDDSGLVANPGGTYLDPEAAAAGAAAVASQGAQK